In the genome of Mixta calida, the window AAGCGATGATCGACACCGGCCCAAAATGTTTTACTGCGGAAGCCGTCACGGTCGCTATCCACCACATATGTAGATTGCGGCTGTACGTTAAAGCCTTTCGTATCCTGAAAAGCGCCCGCTACGGTCAAAAGCGTATCTTTTCCTAACGTCTGACGCAGCGCGCCGTCATATTGCTGATAATGGTTAGAACCTACGCCAACCTGAAGCTGGCTTACCGGTTGCTCCGCCTGGGTGATAATGTTGATTACCCCGCCGATAGCGTCAGCGCCATAAACCGCTGAGCGCGCACCCCGGATAAACTCAATGCGCTGCACAAGCGAAATCGGGATCTGATTGTAGTCAGCAATTCCGGTAATACCCGGCTTTGCCAGCGGGATGCCGTCAATCAGCACCAATGTATGGCGCGCCTCGGTACCGCGGACATAGAGGGAATTTACCTGCCCCATTCCGCCGTTTTGCGCAATGTCGACACCTGGCAGACGACGCAACGCGTCCGTTAGCGTTTTTGCTTGCCAGCGATCAATATCAGCTCGCGTAACAATATCAACCGGGGCCAGCACGCTGGATACAGGCTGTTGGGTTCGGTTTGCGGTAACGGTCAGTTCTTCATTATCCGCCGCAGCGCCGGGCTGCGCCCAAAGGGAAATCGCCGTGACGGCCAGCGCCAACGGCGTTTTTTTCATTATCATCATTATCAAAGCATCCGAAAGATCGATCGGGATGCCGCAGGCGTACGGCCAATAGCTCGCGATAGCCGTAAAGTGCGACGTATTGCCGGCAGGTCTTCGGGCTTGGAATCGATAATATGGCGATGACTTCCCATCAGATGACAGTGTCTGCTATTCGCAATCGCCACGACATTCCTTACCGCTGCGCGTCAGCTCCAGATTTACACTGGATTCCCTATTAACTCGGCGGGAGACCGGCCCGCACAGTCTACAATCGCCCTTTTCGGAAGTCCAGACTTCCAGGTTGCTATAATGTGCAGGGAATGACAGAGCTGGACATCCCGTATTGAATCCCTACAATCGCCCGGCAAGTTTGCCATTCAATCAGGAAAAGCCATGACGCCCGAAAAACTGCCCGTCGAACATTATGAAACCCAGCTCGCGGAAAAAGTGACGCGCCTGCAACAGCTGATGGCGCCCTTCTCCGCGCCGGAAATCGAGGTGTTTCGCTCGCCGGTCAGTCACTATCGTATGCGCGCGGAATTCCGCATCTGGCACGATGGCGACGATCTCTACCACATCATTTTCGATCAGCAGACGCGCCAGCGCATCCGTGTCGATCAATTCCCCGCCGCCAGCGAATTGATCAATCAGATGATGCCGCTGATGATCGCCGCGATCCGCAATCACGCGGCGTTGCGACGCAAGCTTTTCCAGATTGATTATCTTTCGACGATGAGCAATCAGATCGTTATCTCCCTGCTTTATCACCGCAAGCTTGATGAAGCGTGGCAGCAGGCGGCGGAAGCGCTGCGCGATGCCCTGCGGGCGCAGGGTTTCGATGTTCAGCTGATTGGCCGCGCCACCAAAACAAAAATCTGCCTCGATCGGGATTACGTCGATGAACGCCTGCCGGTTGCCGGGCGAGAGATGATCTATCGCCAGATTGAAAACAGCTTTACCCAGCCTAACGCGGCAATGAATATTCAGATGCTGGAATGGGCGCTGGACGTAACGAAGAACGCACAGGGCGATCTGCTGGAGCTTTACTGCGGCAACGGCAATTTTTCGCTGGCGCTGGCGCGTAATTTCCGCCGCGTGTTGGCGACGGAGATCGCCAAGCCTTCGGTCGCCGCCGCGCAATACAACATTGCGGCAAACCAGATTGATAACGTGCAAATAATTCGCATGGCGGCGGAAGAGTTTACGCAGGCGATGAATGGTGTACGCGCATTTAATCGCCTGGAGGGGATTGATTTACAGAGCTATCAGTGCGAGACCATTTTTGTCGATCCGCCGCGCAGCGGCCTCGATGAGGAGACGGTAAAACTGGTGCAGGGTTACCCACAGATCCTCTATATCTCCTGCAACCCGCAAACCCTGTGCGACAACCTCGCGACGCTGGCGCAGACTCATGCTGTAACGCGTCTGGCGCTGTTCGATCAGTTCCCGTATACCCATCATATGGAGTGCGGCGTTCTGCTGACGCGTCGCTAATAAGCGGTTTGAGGTCGGAGCCGCGGAATGAGCGGCGAAGCGGGGAAAGATCACGGCCTACTTCCCTGTAGGCCCGATAATTATGCGCTGACGGTCTGGTGTTAGCGCTTCCGACGCAGACGCGTGCCAATCCAGAAGATCAGCGCCACCATCAAGACCACCGGAAGAAAGTTAGAGCCGATTTCAGGATAGTCGGCGCGTACGATCGCGCTGTAGAGCAGGATACCGAGCAGGAAAAAGGCGGCGGCCAGCGAAGGCATGCCTTCCGGCATGGCGCGATTAAGATAACGCTGGTGCAGACACCAGGCCGCCAGCCCCAATGCAATTAGCGGGAAAATCGAAAACGGGACAAAAGCGTTGAAAAGCACGGAAAAAGAACCGTTGATCGCGAGGCCGGTAATAAACGCCAGCAGTAAGGTTCCTTTATCGCGAGGGTTCTGATCTGTCATGTCATATCCTTTTTTATTTAATTAGGACTATCGAGCGTGACCGCTGTCCGCTCCTGCTCACGGCGATACCAATAGTAGGCGCCTTTGGAGATCATACGCAGCTGGAGCACCAGCCGCTCTTCCAGCTTCCGGCGCTGTTCCGCATCAACATCCAGCGCTTCTGCGCCCGCATTAAAAACAATGATGACCATCGCTTCCGCCTGCGCTTCGGTAAAACTGCGCGGCATACGGTTTTCCAGCTCCAGATAATCTGCCAGCTCAGCGATAAAATGCTGAATTTCGCGCGCGACGGCGGCGCGAAAAGCGGCGGAGGTACCCGATCTTTCACGTAACAACAGACGGAAGGCGTTGGGATTGCTTTCAATAAATTCCATAAAGGTGGAGACGGAGGTTTTGATAACGCTGCCGCCTTTGGCGATGCGCTGGCGCGCCTGACGCATAAGCTGCCTTAACATCAGGCCGCTTTCATCCACCATGGTTAATCCCAGCTCATCCACATCGCGGAAATGGCGGTAAAAGGAGGTCGGGGCAATACCGGCTTCACGGGCAACTTCCCGTAAACTCAGACTGGCAAAACTGCGCTCGGCACTTAACTGACTAAATGCCGCCTCAATAAGCGAACGTCGTGTACGTTCTTTTTGCTGTGCTCTGACGCCCATTTTTCTGCCTGTTAGCTTCCCGAAGGCCCACTATAACAAATATTTCAGCGTACAGTCCGTCAAAGTTTGTGAACGGCTGTTAACCTCACGCTTTAGCAAATTGAGGCTAAAATCACACGAAGAATTGGGATGTCCGCGTCGGGATGTTAGAATCTCGTTGCTAAAATGTATATAAAATAAAGGAAGTGCCGGTATGCAACATGCTTACGATTACGATGTTATTGTGATTGGCTCCGGCCCTGGCGGTGAAGGCGCCGCAATGGGCCTGGTGAAACAGGGCGCCCGTATCGCCGTTATTGAGCGCTATCACAATATAGGCGGCGGCTGTACCCACTGGGGGACCATTCCTTCCAAAGCGTTACGCCACGCAGTAAGCCGCACCATCGAATTTAATCAAAACCCTTTATACAGCGACCACACCCGCCATCTTCGCTCTTCTTTCGCTGACATCCTGAATCATACGGAAAATGTGATTAACCAGCAGACGCGTATGCGTCAGGGCTTTTACGAGCGCAACCGCTGCGAACTGTTTCAGGGCGACGCTCGGTTTCTGGATGCCAATACTATCGGCCTGACGCACCCTGACGGCTCGGTTGAACGCCTGACGGCGGAGAAATTTGTTATCGCCTGCGGCTCGCGTCCTTACCATCCGGCGGACGTCGATTTCACCCACCCGCGCATTTATGATTCCGATTCCATCCTGAACCTTCATCACGAACCAGGTCATGTGATTATTTACGGCGCCGGCGTTATCGGCTGTGAATATGCTTCGATTTTCCGTGGTCTCAACGTTAAGGTGGACCTGATCAACACGCGCGATCGTCTGCTGGCGTTTCTCGATCAGGAGATGTCCGATGCGCTCTCTTACCACTTCTGGAACAGCGGCGTGGTGATTCGCCATAATGAAGAGTTCGAGAAGATCGAAGGCGTCAGCGACGGCGTTATCATTCACCTGAAATCGGGCAAGAAAGTGAAGGCGGACTGCCTGCTTTATGCCAACGGCCGCACGGGCAACACCGATTCGCTCTCGCTGGAAAATGTGGGTCTGGAAGCGGATGGCCGCGGTCTGCTGAAAGTCAACAGTATGTATCAGACGGCGCAGCCGCATATCTATGCGGTAGGCGACGTTATCGGCTACCCAAGCCTGGCGTCAGCCGCCTACGATCAGGGCCGCATCGCCGCGCAGGCGGTGATGAAAGGCGAAGCGACCGCGCATCTGATTGAGGATATTCCCACCGGTATTTACACCATCCCGGAAATCAGCTCGGTCGGAAAGACGGAACAACAGCTAACGGCGATGAAAGTGCCGTATGAGGTAGGTCGGGCGCAATTTAAACATCTGGCACGCGCGCAGATCGTCGGCATGAACGTGGGCAGTCTGAAAATCCTGTTCCACCGCGATACTAAAGAAATTCTCGGCATCCACTGCTTCGGCGAACGTGCGGCGGAGATTATTCATATCGGTCAGGCGATTATGGAGCAAAAAAATGGTGGCAACACGATTGAGTACTTCGTGAATACCACCTTTAACTATCCCACGATGGCGGAAGCGTATCGCGTTGCCGCCCTGAACGGATTAAACCGCCTGTTTTAGCGTGGTTTCCATCTGACCTTGCATGTGGCTACGGATAGCCTCGGCCAGCTGCTCATAGCGGCTGCGCAGAGGCGATCCCGGCCGGTAAACCAGCGCGATAGTGCGCTGCGGCACCGGCTTGTAACAGGAGAGATAGGTAATGCCGTCGCGCGTGCGCTCCTGCGGCACCGCCAACGCCGGCAGCAGCGTAATGCCGCTCCCCGCCGCCACCATATTGCGCAGCGTCTCAAGGCTGGTCGCGCGGAAATGGGTATCTTCATCAGCGCCGGCCTGGAAACAGAAGCCCATCGCCTGATCGCGCAGGCAATGTCCATCCTCCAGCATCAGTAATTTCTCGCCAGCCAGATCGGACATCGGCACGCGATCGCGGTCTTTCCACGGATGATCCTGCCAGACCGCCAGCTTCATCGGCTCATCGAACAGCGGAACTTCAATAAAGGCTTCGCTCTCTTTCACCAGCGCCAGAATCGCGCAGTCGAGTTTGCCGCTGTCCAACTGGTTCAGCAGCTGCTGCGTTTGCGCTTCATGAAGATACATTTCCAGCTTAGGGAAGCTTTGGTGCAGCATCGGGATGATATGCGGCAGCAGGTAAGGCCCTACCGTCGGGATCAGACCAATATGCAGCGGGCCGGACATCGCCTCGCCCTGCTGGCTGGCCATCTCCTTCAGCACCTTCACTTCGCGCAATACGGTGCGCGCCTGATCGACCAGCAACAGACCGGCCTGCGTGAACAGCACTTTGCGGCTGGTGCGTTCCAGCAGCATAACGCCCAGTTCATCTTCAAGTTTACGGATCTGTCCGCTCAGCGTGGGCTGGCTGACATGACAGGCATCGGCGGCACGCCGAAAATGACGATGTTCAGCGAGGGAAACCAGGTATTCAAGATCACGAATATTCATTTTATCCTCCGAGCCACGATAGCCCGTGGCAATGAATAGAATAGCAATGAACGATTAGCCCTATCAAGCCTGGATGAGAATAATGCACACCAGAAGTTAAAGAAATCAAACGCAACGTTAATAAAGAGGTATTGATTCTTATGTTTGCAAGTCAGGAAGGTAAAAGCGTCCCACAGGTCACTTTCCATACACGTCAGGGCGACAGCTGGGTCGATGTTACAACTGACGAGCTGTTTAAGGGCAAAACCGTTATCGTAT includes:
- the trmA gene encoding tRNA (uridine(54)-C5)-methyltransferase TrmA, coding for MTPEKLPVEHYETQLAEKVTRLQQLMAPFSAPEIEVFRSPVSHYRMRAEFRIWHDGDDLYHIIFDQQTRQRIRVDQFPAASELINQMMPLMIAAIRNHAALRRKLFQIDYLSTMSNQIVISLLYHRKLDEAWQQAAEALRDALRAQGFDVQLIGRATKTKICLDRDYVDERLPVAGREMIYRQIENSFTQPNAAMNIQMLEWALDVTKNAQGDLLELYCGNGNFSLALARNFRRVLATEIAKPSVAAAQYNIAANQIDNVQIIRMAAEEFTQAMNGVRAFNRLEGIDLQSYQCETIFVDPPRSGLDEETVKLVQGYPQILYISCNPQTLCDNLATLAQTHAVTRLALFDQFPYTHHMECGVLLTRR
- a CDS encoding YijD family membrane protein; the protein is MTDQNPRDKGTLLLAFITGLAINGSFSVLFNAFVPFSIFPLIALGLAAWCLHQRYLNRAMPEGMPSLAAAFFLLGILLYSAIVRADYPEIGSNFLPVVLMVALIFWIGTRLRRKR
- the fabR gene encoding HTH-type transcriptional repressor FabR, yielding MGVRAQQKERTRRSLIEAAFSQLSAERSFASLSLREVAREAGIAPTSFYRHFRDVDELGLTMVDESGLMLRQLMRQARQRIAKGGSVIKTSVSTFMEFIESNPNAFRLLLRERSGTSAAFRAAVAREIQHFIAELADYLELENRMPRSFTEAQAEAMVIIVFNAGAEALDVDAEQRRKLEERLVLQLRMISKGAYYWYRREQERTAVTLDSPN
- the sthA gene encoding Si-specific NAD(P)(+) transhydrogenase, with protein sequence MQHAYDYDVIVIGSGPGGEGAAMGLVKQGARIAVIERYHNIGGGCTHWGTIPSKALRHAVSRTIEFNQNPLYSDHTRHLRSSFADILNHTENVINQQTRMRQGFYERNRCELFQGDARFLDANTIGLTHPDGSVERLTAEKFVIACGSRPYHPADVDFTHPRIYDSDSILNLHHEPGHVIIYGAGVIGCEYASIFRGLNVKVDLINTRDRLLAFLDQEMSDALSYHFWNSGVVIRHNEEFEKIEGVSDGVIIHLKSGKKVKADCLLYANGRTGNTDSLSLENVGLEADGRGLLKVNSMYQTAQPHIYAVGDVIGYPSLASAAYDQGRIAAQAVMKGEATAHLIEDIPTGIYTIPEISSVGKTEQQLTAMKVPYEVGRAQFKHLARAQIVGMNVGSLKILFHRDTKEILGIHCFGERAAEIIHIGQAIMEQKNGGNTIEYFVNTTFNYPTMAEAYRVAALNGLNRLF
- the oxyR gene encoding DNA-binding transcriptional regulator OxyR; translation: MNIRDLEYLVSLAEHRHFRRAADACHVSQPTLSGQIRKLEDELGVMLLERTSRKVLFTQAGLLLVDQARTVLREVKVLKEMASQQGEAMSGPLHIGLIPTVGPYLLPHIIPMLHQSFPKLEMYLHEAQTQQLLNQLDSGKLDCAILALVKESEAFIEVPLFDEPMKLAVWQDHPWKDRDRVPMSDLAGEKLLMLEDGHCLRDQAMGFCFQAGADEDTHFRATSLETLRNMVAAGSGITLLPALAVPQERTRDGITYLSCYKPVPQRTIALVYRPGSPLRSRYEQLAEAIRSHMQGQMETTLKQAV